The following are encoded together in the Daucus carota subsp. sativus chromosome 5, DH1 v3.0, whole genome shotgun sequence genome:
- the LOC108221112 gene encoding tubulin gamma-3 chain-like — MGSYLLETLNDLYSKKLVQTYSVFPNKNEISDVVVQPYNSLLTLKRLTLNADCVVLLDNTALNRIAVEHLHIPNPSVSQTNSLVSTVMSASTTTLRYPGYMNGDLVGLLASLIPTPRCHFLMTGYTPLTVERQANMIRKTTVLDVMRRLLQIKNIMVSPNAWTKEASQAKYISILNIIQGEVDPTQVYDSLQRIRERKLVNFIEWGPASIQVALSRKSPYVQTAHRVSGLMLASYTGIRHLFRKCLSQYSLLRKRQAFLDKYRSFPLFDDNDLSEF; from the exons ATGGGTTCATATCTATTGGAGACTCTGAATGATCTCTACAGCAAGAAACTTGTACAGACATATAGCGTCTTTCCTAACAAGAACGAGATAAGCGATGTGGTGGTCCAGCCCTACAACTCTCTTCTGACACTCAAGCGCCTTACTCTGAATGCTGATTGTGTAGTTCTTCTTGATAATACTGCGTTGAATAGAATTGCTGTGGAACACCTTCATATTCCGAATCCTTCCGTCTCCCAGACCAACTCTTTAGTTTCAACTGTAATGTCAGCAAGCACAACCACTCTGCGTTATCCTGGATACATGAATGGCGACTTAGTTGGCCTTCTTGCTTCATTGATTCCAACACCAAGATGTCACTTTCTAATGACAGGATATACACCTCTAACAGTAGAACGCCAG GCTAATATGATCCGTAAAACTACTGTACTAGATGTGATGAGAAGACTTCTTCAG ATAAAGAATATCATGGTCTCCCCTAATGCCTGGACAAAAGAAGCTAGTCAGGCAAAGTACATATCGATATTAAACATTATACAGGGAGAAGTTGATCCTACTCAG GTTTATGATAGTCTTCAAAGAATCCGTGAAAGAAAGCTTGTTAATTTCATTGAATGGGGACCTGCAAGCATTCAG GTTGCTTTATCTAGAAAATCCCCTTATGTTCAAACTGCGCATAGG GTAAGTGGCCTTATGCTTGCAAGTTATACTGGTATCCGGCACCTATTTAGAAAATGTTTGAGTCAGTATTCACTATTGAGGAAGCGGCAAGCATTTCTTGACAAATACAGGAGTTTCCCGTTGTTTGAT GATAATGATCTTTCAGAATTTTGA